Proteins found in one Capra hircus breed San Clemente chromosome 20, ASM170441v1, whole genome shotgun sequence genomic segment:
- the MOCS2 gene encoding molybdopterin synthase catalytic subunit isoform X1: protein MVPRCQVEVLYFAKSAEIAGIRSETISVPQEIKALQLWNEIEARHPGKDMNEVEEKSKDIIKFTSEKLSVDEVSQLVISPLCGAISLFVGTTRNNFEGKKVISLEYEAYLPMAENEIRKICSDIRQKWPVKHIAVFHRLGLVPVTEASVIIAVSSAHRAASLEAVSYAIDALKARVPIWKKEIYEESSSSWKRNKECFWATSV, encoded by the exons ATGGTCCCCCGGTGCCAG gtgGAAGTGTTGTATTTTGCAAAAAGCGCTGAAATAGCAGGAATTCGCTCTGAGACCATTTCTGTGCCGCAAGAAATAAAAGCATTGCAGCTGTGGAATGAGATAGAAGCACGCCATCCAGG AAAAGATATGAATGAAGTTGAAGAGAAATCTAAAGATATAATAAAATTCACATCTGAGAAACTTTCAGTAGATGAAGTCTCACAGCTGGTGATTTCTCCACTCTGTGGCGCAATATCCCTATTTGTAG ggactaCAAGAAATAATTTCGAAGGGAAAAAAGTCATTAGCTTAGAGTATGAAGCATATCtaccaatggcagaaaatgagataAGAAAAATTTGTAGTGACATTAGACAGAAGTGGCCAGTCAAACACATAGCAGTGTTTCATCGACTTGG CTTGGTTCCAGTGACAGAAGCAAGCGTTATCATTGCTGTGTCCTCAGCCCACAGGGCTGCATCCCTTGAAGCTGTGAGCTATGCCATTGATGCTTTAAAAGCCAGGGTGCCCATATGGAAAAAG GAAATCTATGAAGAATCATCATCATcttggaaaagaaacaaagaatgctTTTGGGCAACCAGTGTTTAA
- the MOCS2 gene encoding molybdopterin synthase catalytic subunit isoform X2: protein MSSLEISSSCFSQETKLPLSLPLVEGSTFEAPGKDMNEVEEKSKDIIKFTSEKLSVDEVSQLVISPLCGAISLFVGTTRNNFEGKKVISLEYEAYLPMAENEIRKICSDIRQKWPVKHIAVFHRLGLVPVTEASVIIAVSSAHRAASLEAVSYAIDALKARVPIWKKEIYEESSSSWKRNKECFWATSV, encoded by the exons ATGTCGAGCTTGGAGATCAGCTCCTCCTGCTTCAGTCAGGAGACGAAATTGCCATTATCCCTCCCATTAGTGGAGGGTAGTACTTTTGAGGCACCTGG AAAAGATATGAATGAAGTTGAAGAGAAATCTAAAGATATAATAAAATTCACATCTGAGAAACTTTCAGTAGATGAAGTCTCACAGCTGGTGATTTCTCCACTCTGTGGCGCAATATCCCTATTTGTAG ggactaCAAGAAATAATTTCGAAGGGAAAAAAGTCATTAGCTTAGAGTATGAAGCATATCtaccaatggcagaaaatgagataAGAAAAATTTGTAGTGACATTAGACAGAAGTGGCCAGTCAAACACATAGCAGTGTTTCATCGACTTGG CTTGGTTCCAGTGACAGAAGCAAGCGTTATCATTGCTGTGTCCTCAGCCCACAGGGCTGCATCCCTTGAAGCTGTGAGCTATGCCATTGATGCTTTAAAAGCCAGGGTGCCCATATGGAAAAAG GAAATCTATGAAGAATCATCATCATcttggaaaagaaacaaagaatgctTTTGGGCAACCAGTGTTTAA
- the MOCS2 gene encoding molybdopterin synthase catalytic subunit isoform X3: MNEVEEKSKDIIKFTSEKLSVDEVSQLVISPLCGAISLFVGTTRNNFEGKKVISLEYEAYLPMAENEIRKICSDIRQKWPVKHIAVFHRLGLVPVTEASVIIAVSSAHRAASLEAVSYAIDALKARVPIWKKEIYEESSSSWKRNKECFWATSV, encoded by the exons ATGAATGAAGTTGAAGAGAAATCTAAAGATATAATAAAATTCACATCTGAGAAACTTTCAGTAGATGAAGTCTCACAGCTGGTGATTTCTCCACTCTGTGGCGCAATATCCCTATTTGTAG ggactaCAAGAAATAATTTCGAAGGGAAAAAAGTCATTAGCTTAGAGTATGAAGCATATCtaccaatggcagaaaatgagataAGAAAAATTTGTAGTGACATTAGACAGAAGTGGCCAGTCAAACACATAGCAGTGTTTCATCGACTTGG CTTGGTTCCAGTGACAGAAGCAAGCGTTATCATTGCTGTGTCCTCAGCCCACAGGGCTGCATCCCTTGAAGCTGTGAGCTATGCCATTGATGCTTTAAAAGCCAGGGTGCCCATATGGAAAAAG GAAATCTATGAAGAATCATCATCATcttggaaaagaaacaaagaatgctTTTGGGCAACCAGTGTTTAA